One genomic window of Pseudomonas chlororaphis subsp. piscium includes the following:
- a CDS encoding response regulator, which yields MSQTATILVIDDEPQIRKFLRISLVSQGYKVLEAGTGNEGLAQAALNKPDLLVLDLGLPDMDGQQVLREFREWSGVPVLVLSVRASEGQKVEALDGGANDYVTKPFGIQEFLARIRALLRQAPVGEAQEAALSFGPLTVDLAYRRVLLDGAEVALTRKEYAVLAQLARHPGRVITQQQLLKDIWGPTHTEDSHYLRIVVGHLRQKLADDPTRPRFILTEAGVGYRLLGAEE from the coding sequence ATGAGCCAGACCGCGACCATCCTGGTCATCGATGACGAACCGCAGATCCGTAAGTTCCTGCGCATCAGCCTGGTGTCCCAAGGCTACAAAGTGCTTGAAGCCGGCACCGGCAACGAAGGCCTGGCCCAGGCGGCGCTGAACAAGCCGGACCTGCTGGTACTCGACCTCGGCCTGCCGGACATGGACGGCCAGCAGGTGCTGCGCGAGTTCCGCGAGTGGTCGGGCGTACCGGTGCTGGTGTTGTCGGTGCGGGCCAGCGAAGGGCAGAAGGTCGAAGCGCTGGACGGTGGCGCCAACGACTATGTGACCAAGCCCTTTGGCATCCAGGAATTCCTGGCGCGTATTCGTGCCTTGTTGCGCCAGGCGCCCGTCGGCGAAGCGCAGGAAGCAGCCTTGAGTTTCGGCCCGCTGACCGTGGACCTGGCGTATCGCCGGGTATTGCTCGACGGTGCCGAAGTGGCGCTGACGCGCAAGGAATACGCCGTGTTGGCGCAACTGGCGCGGCACCCGGGCCGGGTGATCACCCAGCAGCAACTGCTCAAGGATATCTGGGGGCCGACGCACACCGAGGACAGCCATTACCTGCGTATCGTGGTCGGCCATCTGCGGCAGAAACTGGCGGACGATCCGACCCGGCCACGCTTTATCTTGACCGAGGCCGGGGTAGGGTACCGGTTGCTGGGGGCGGAGGAGTGA
- a CDS encoding sensor histidine kinase, whose protein sequence is MSDSGRADALLADLPHDGRGRLKVFLGAAPGVGKTYAMLQAAHTQLRQGVKVLAGVVETHGRAETEALLGGLPQQPLVRSEYRGVMLEEMDLDGLLKAKPKLVLVDELAHTNAPGSRHAKRWQDVQELLAAGIDVFTTVNVQHLESLNDQIRGITGVQVRETLPDWVLQEAYELLLVDLPPRELLERLREGKVYVPEQARAAIDAFFTQTNLTALRELAMQAAAAQVDDDLAQGYRKLGQAAPAVRGRLLVGVDGDAQAERLVRHASHVARRRHLPWSLVHVDNGRAPDEQSRQRLQSAQQLAERLGGEVVLLRAGEVAKTLIQHAAERRASLVLVGQSRKRLRRRLFGGGLAARLLRNAQGLEINVLDSEDEPGQPRLRAERSLVWFDYALAVLATLLASGLSWAVASVLALPNISLVFLAAVLLVAVRSSLGPALVCAALSFLTYDFLFIPPTFSFAIQREEDVLTLLFFLLMAALTGNLAARQRRQLQALRDTQEETSELLDLSRKLTAATDRQAVVSAAAQHLNGWKELQLCLLNRDGQGGWKVETGGPLQFSESERAAADWAWQHDQPAGMGTGTLPFGRWWWWPLSVDEGPLGLLGVCPKEGEELNAQRRRLLSALSQPLAQALARAQLAEDLEAARLHGETEQLRSALLASVSHDLRTPLTSMRGSIDSLLALGEAIPLEDRRELLEGTRDEAERLDRYIQNLLDMTRLGHGSLKLARDWVAPADIVGSALNRLRVVLAPLRVSTELPAELPLLFVHAALIEQALINVLENAARFSPANGRLQLSVGTRDTELLFAVSDEGPGIPVEDRPRIFDMFYTAARGDRGGQGTGLGLAICQGMVGAHGGRITVGEGIEGRGTCITLCLPLQAQPELEGEA, encoded by the coding sequence ATGAGTGATTCCGGCCGCGCCGATGCACTGTTAGCCGATCTGCCCCATGACGGCCGCGGCCGGCTCAAGGTTTTTCTCGGCGCCGCGCCAGGCGTCGGCAAGACCTACGCCATGCTGCAGGCGGCGCACACGCAATTGCGCCAGGGGGTGAAGGTCCTGGCCGGGGTGGTGGAAACCCATGGCCGGGCGGAAACCGAAGCCTTGCTCGGCGGCTTGCCGCAACAGCCGCTGGTGCGTTCCGAATACCGCGGGGTGATGCTTGAAGAGATGGACCTCGACGGTCTGCTCAAGGCCAAACCCAAGTTGGTATTGGTGGATGAACTGGCCCACACCAACGCCCCAGGCAGCCGGCACGCCAAGCGCTGGCAAGATGTTCAGGAGCTGTTGGCGGCCGGTATCGACGTCTTCACCACAGTCAACGTGCAGCATCTGGAAAGTCTCAACGATCAGATTCGCGGCATTACCGGCGTGCAGGTCCGCGAGACTCTGCCCGACTGGGTGCTGCAGGAAGCCTACGAATTGTTGCTGGTGGACCTGCCACCGCGCGAGCTGCTGGAGCGCCTGCGCGAAGGCAAGGTGTATGTGCCGGAGCAGGCCCGGGCGGCGATCGATGCGTTCTTTACCCAGACCAACCTCACTGCGCTGCGCGAGCTGGCGATGCAGGCTGCGGCGGCGCAGGTCGACGACGATCTGGCCCAGGGGTATCGCAAGCTCGGGCAGGCCGCGCCGGCGGTGCGCGGACGTTTGCTGGTGGGGGTCGACGGCGACGCCCAGGCCGAGCGCCTGGTGCGCCATGCCAGCCATGTGGCCCGGCGGCGGCATCTGCCCTGGAGCCTGGTGCATGTGGATAACGGCCGCGCTCCCGACGAGCAATCCCGCCAGCGCCTGCAAAGTGCTCAGCAACTGGCCGAGCGCCTGGGCGGCGAGGTGGTCCTGCTACGGGCCGGCGAGGTGGCGAAAACCCTGATCCAGCATGCCGCGGAGCGGCGCGCCAGCCTGGTGCTGGTGGGGCAGTCACGCAAACGTCTGCGCCGCCGTTTGTTCGGCGGCGGCCTGGCGGCGCGCCTGCTGCGCAACGCCCAGGGCCTGGAAATCAACGTGCTCGACAGCGAGGATGAACCCGGCCAGCCGCGCCTGCGGGCAGAGCGTTCGCTGGTCTGGTTCGACTACGCCCTGGCAGTGCTGGCGACGCTCCTGGCCTCGGGGCTGTCGTGGGCGGTGGCGAGCGTGCTGGCGCTGCCGAATATCTCCCTGGTGTTCCTCGCCGCGGTGCTGCTGGTGGCGGTGCGCAGCAGTCTCGGGCCGGCGCTGGTGTGCGCGGCCTTGTCGTTCCTGACATACGATTTCCTGTTTATTCCGCCGACGTTTTCCTTCGCCATCCAGCGCGAGGAAGACGTGCTGACGCTGCTGTTCTTCCTGTTGATGGCGGCCCTGACCGGCAACCTGGCGGCGCGTCAGCGTCGGCAGTTGCAGGCATTGCGCGACACCCAGGAAGAAACCAGCGAGCTGCTGGACCTGTCGCGCAAACTCACCGCCGCTACCGATCGGCAGGCGGTGGTCAGTGCCGCGGCGCAGCACCTCAATGGCTGGAAGGAGCTGCAGCTGTGCCTGCTCAATCGCGACGGGCAGGGCGGCTGGAAGGTCGAGACGGGTGGGCCTTTGCAGTTTTCCGAGTCTGAACGGGCTGCCGCCGACTGGGCCTGGCAACACGATCAGCCGGCGGGAATGGGCACCGGAACCCTGCCTTTCGGCCGTTGGTGGTGGTGGCCGTTATCCGTCGACGAGGGGCCGCTGGGGTTGCTTGGAGTCTGTCCGAAAGAAGGCGAGGAGCTCAACGCCCAACGTCGTCGCCTGTTGAGCGCCTTGAGCCAGCCCCTGGCCCAGGCCTTGGCCCGGGCACAGTTGGCCGAGGATCTGGAGGCGGCGCGCCTACACGGTGAAACCGAGCAATTGCGCAGTGCGCTGCTGGCCTCGGTATCCCATGACTTGCGCACGCCGTTGACTTCGATGCGCGGCAGCATCGACAGCCTGCTGGCGCTGGGGGAGGCGATCCCCCTGGAAGACCGTCGCGAACTGCTCGAAGGTACGCGCGATGAGGCCGAGCGTCTGGATCGCTACATTCAGAATCTGCTGGACATGACTCGTCTCGGGCATGGGTCATTGAAGCTGGCGCGAGACTGGGTGGCGCCGGCCGATATCGTTGGCAGCGCGCTGAATCGCCTGCGGGTGGTGCTGGCGCCGCTGCGGGTCAGCACCGAACTGCCGGCCGAACTGCCGTTGCTTTTCGTGCATGCGGCGCTGATCGAACAGGCGCTGATCAATGTCCTGGAAAACGCCGCGCGCTTTTCGCCGGCCAACGGCCGCTTGCAACTGAGTGTCGGGACCCGCGATACCGAGCTGTTGTTTGCCGTGAGCGATGAAGGGCCGGGGATTCCGGTGGAGGATCGCCCACGGATTTTCGACATGTTCTACACCGCCGCCCGGGGCGATCGTGGCGGGCAGGGCACCGGCCTGGGGCTGGCGATCTGTCAGGGTATGGTCGGTGCCCATGGTGGGCGTATCACGGTGGGCGAGGGGATCGAGGGGCGTGGTACCTGCATCACCTTGTGCCTGCCGTTGCAGGCGCAACCCGAGCTTGAAGGAGAGGCCTGA
- a CDS encoding patatin-like phospholipase family protein has protein sequence MKKRVALVLGSGGARGYAHIGVIEEIERRGYDIACVAGCSMGAVVGGIYAAGKLDDYRSWIESLDYLDVLRLVDVSFRLGAIRGEKVFGQIRKIVGEINIEDLRIPYTAVATDLTNQQEIWFQEGCLHQAMRASAAIPSLFTPVMQGNRMLVDGGLLNPLPIVPVVSSHCDLIIAVNLNSTNQRRYQLPVIQRPAAFKSRFDSLINSLGSHLPFRRKQAEQLLLLEQEALRSEAADIGNPWIESAEPEAQQPAAAPETDGAPKSATGSFIIDNVGPASLLDLINQSFEVMQTSLAQYKIAGYPPDILINVPKRVCRFFEFYKAPELIALGREIASDTLDRYENELN, from the coding sequence ATGAAGAAGCGTGTTGCACTGGTCCTGGGTTCTGGTGGTGCCCGGGGTTACGCCCACATCGGGGTGATTGAAGAAATCGAAAGACGTGGTTATGACATTGCCTGTGTCGCAGGTTGTTCCATGGGGGCGGTGGTCGGTGGCATCTACGCCGCCGGCAAACTGGACGACTACCGCAGCTGGATCGAAAGCCTGGACTACCTGGATGTGCTGCGACTGGTGGATGTCAGCTTTCGCCTGGGGGCGATACGCGGAGAAAAGGTGTTCGGCCAGATTCGCAAGATCGTCGGCGAAATCAACATCGAAGACCTGCGCATCCCTTACACCGCCGTGGCCACCGACCTGACCAACCAGCAGGAAATCTGGTTCCAGGAAGGCTGCCTGCACCAGGCCATGCGGGCTTCGGCGGCGATCCCCAGCCTGTTCACCCCGGTCATGCAAGGCAATCGCATGCTGGTGGATGGCGGCCTGCTCAACCCGCTGCCGATCGTGCCGGTGGTCTCTAGCCACTGCGACCTGATCATCGCCGTCAACCTCAACTCGACCAACCAGCGTCGTTATCAACTGCCGGTGATCCAGCGCCCCGCCGCCTTCAAGAGCCGCTTCGACAGCCTGATCAACTCCCTGGGCTCGCACCTGCCCTTTCGCCGCAAGCAAGCCGAACAACTGCTGCTGCTCGAACAGGAAGCCCTGCGCAGCGAGGCGGCCGACATCGGCAACCCCTGGATCGAATCCGCCGAACCCGAGGCCCAGCAACCGGCCGCGGCTCCGGAAACCGACGGAGCCCCGAAATCGGCCACCGGCTCGTTCATTATCGATAACGTCGGCCCCGCGTCCCTGCTGGACCTGATCAACCAGAGTTTCGAGGTGATGCAGACCTCGCTGGCCCAGTACAAGATCGCCGGCTACCCGCCCGACATCCTGATCAACGTGCCCAAGCGGGTGTGCCGTTTCTTCGAGTTCTACAAGGCTCCGGAACTGATCGCGCTGGGGCGGGAGATTGCCAGCGATACCCTGGACCGCTACGAGAACGAGCTGAATTGA
- the kdpC gene encoding potassium-transporting ATPase subunit KdpC: MSTVLRPALSLIVLMTLITGVAYPLVVTGVAQVAFPKQANGSLVLDGVGQVRGSALIAQDFSGDSWFHPRPSAGAFATVSSSASNLAPSNPALATRVIDDANKLAVPGQGPVPLALLTTSGSGLDPHLPPAAINYQLARVAAARNLPVATLQQLVDAHVEQPLVGPPVVNVLALNMALEKLAL; this comes from the coding sequence ATGTCCACTGTATTGCGTCCGGCCCTGAGCCTGATTGTGTTGATGACCCTGATCACTGGCGTGGCCTATCCACTGGTGGTCACCGGCGTGGCCCAGGTAGCGTTCCCTAAACAGGCCAATGGCAGCCTGGTGCTCGATGGCGTGGGCCAGGTCCGTGGTTCGGCCCTGATCGCCCAGGATTTCAGCGGCGACAGCTGGTTCCACCCGCGTCCATCGGCCGGTGCCTTTGCCACGGTGTCCAGCAGTGCGAGCAACCTGGCACCGAGCAACCCGGCCCTGGCCACCCGCGTGATCGACGACGCCAACAAGCTGGCAGTGCCAGGGCAGGGGCCGGTACCGCTGGCGTTGCTGACGACTTCGGGCAGCGGCCTGGATCCGCACTTGCCTCCGGCGGCGATTAACTATCAACTGGCGCGGGTCGCGGCGGCGCGCAACCTGCCGGTCGCCACGCTGCAGCAACTGGTGGATGCTCATGTCGAGCAGCCTCTGGTCGGTCCGCCGGTGGTCAATGTGCTGGCCTTGAACATGGCGCTGGAAAAGCTCGCCCTGTAG